GACGAGGAATAGACATTCCTTGTCGTGGTGGGATGGATACGGTTGCAAGGATGCGGCCGGTCGGAGCGCATGGAATGCGCGAGCGGTCCCGTTCCGTTCGGCTCTCCGGTGTGCACGTCTGGATCATCCGTGGATCGATGGTGTGGATCCCCGAATCTCAGCGGCCTGCCTACCCCATGGGAGAACGCCGGATGACTGCCAACTTGATTGACCTCGTTCAAGACCTCGGCCAACCGCGTGTGCTGGTGCTGGGCGATTGCATGCTGGATCGCTACATCTGGGGCAACGCCGAGCGAATCAGCCAAGAGGCACCCGTGATTCTGCTGCACGCGGATCATCGGGAGGAGCGACTCGGCGGGGCATCGTCGGTAGCGACCATGCTGCGGGCGCTGGGTGCCAAGGTGCATCTGGCCGGCGTGGTGGGCAACGACAGTGACGGTCGCGGGGTGCGGCAGATTCTCACCGATCTGGAAATCGAACACGAAGGTGTGGTCACCGCCATGGAGCGGCCCACCACCGTCAAAGAACGCTACATGGGCCGCGCTCAGGCCCGACATCCACAACAAATGCTCCGCGTCGATTACGAGACCCGCACGGCCATCAACGCCGATACCGAACGGGAATTGATGCAGGCGATTACCGCCCAACTCTCGCGGGTGGATGTGGTGCTGGTCAGCGATTATGACAAAGGCGTCTGCACGCCGGCGGTCATGGCGCAAACTATTGCGCTGGCCCATCATCGGGGCATCCGCGTGATTGCCGACCCGATTCGCGGACGGGATTACCGGAAATATCACGGCTGCAACGCGATCACGCCCAACCGGTTGGAAGCGGGATTGGCGACTGGGCGTGTCATTCAGACGATTGATGAAGCGATGGCTGCCGCGGCGCAACTTCGCGAGTCGCTCGATCTCGAAGCCGCGATTGTGACGTTGGACAAAGACGGCATGGCGCTGGTGCATCGGGATGGCCGTCGCGGCTTATTCCCGACTCGCCCCCGACAGGTGTACGACATCACCGGCGCGGGCGACATGGTCATGAGCGTGTTGGGGTTGGCCCTGGCCGCTGGCGCAGATTACGAAGCCGCCATTCAGTTGGCGAATGTCGCCGGTGGGCTGGAAGTCGAGAAGATCGGCGTCGCTACCGTCAGCCGCGAAGAAATTCTCACCGATCTCATGCACGTCCCGTTCCGCTCGGAACAAAGCCCGACGATTCACAAAATTCGCACGCTGCCGCAACTGGTCAACGAAATCGAGATGCGTCGGCGAAATGGGCAGACCATTGCGTTTACCAACGGCTGTTTTGATGTGCTGCACGCCGGGCATGTGCAATATCTCCACGAGGCCCGCGCTCAGGCGGATGTGCTGGTGGTGGGACTCAACAGCGATTCCAGCGTGCGAT
This DNA window, taken from Tuwongella immobilis, encodes the following:
- the rfaE2 gene encoding D-glycero-beta-D-manno-heptose 1-phosphate adenylyltransferase — its product is MTANLIDLVQDLGQPRVLVLGDCMLDRYIWGNAERISQEAPVILLHADHREERLGGASSVATMLRALGAKVHLAGVVGNDSDGRGVRQILTDLEIEHEGVVTAMERPTTVKERYMGRAQARHPQQMLRVDYETRTAINADTERELMQAITAQLSRVDVVLVSDYDKGVCTPAVMAQTIALAHHRGIRVIADPIRGRDYRKYHGCNAITPNRLEAGLATGRVIQTIDEAMAAAAQLRESLDLEAAIVTLDKDGMALVHRDGRRGLFPTRPRQVYDITGAGDMVMSVLGLALAAGADYEAAIQLANVAGGLEVEKIGVATVSREEILTDLMHVPFRSEQSPTIHKIRTLPQLVNEIEMRRRNGQTIAFTNGCFDVLHAGHVQYLHEARAQADVLVVGLNSDSSVRSLKGPERPVNSMDSRAMVLAGLQAVDYVTIFNDATPIELIRAVRPDVLVKGADYTKEQVVGSELVESYGGRVHLAGLREGVSTTNLIQRIRAA